From Salinirubellus salinus, the proteins below share one genomic window:
- a CDS encoding GNAT family N-acetyltransferase: protein MTAPAFLRGERVHLRPLEADDLPFVRRLSQDPVVREPLGAVLPYTDRQQTEWFESLSPEDFTFLVYTPGTPTAPASEHERVGVAELADYFPQWGVAEVRGYVAPDHWDRGYATETLGLLCAYAFDTLGLHRLHATTQATNEAARRALGRNGFLEEGVSREHAFVRGDRVDVVRYGLLAPEWREQAARDDA, encoded by the coding sequence ATGACCGCACCCGCGTTCCTCCGTGGTGAGCGCGTCCACCTCCGGCCGCTGGAGGCGGACGACCTGCCGTTCGTCCGGCGACTGTCACAGGACCCAGTGGTTCGCGAACCGCTCGGGGCAGTCCTCCCGTACACCGACCGCCAGCAGACCGAGTGGTTCGAGTCGCTCAGTCCCGAGGACTTCACGTTCCTCGTCTACACGCCGGGGACGCCGACGGCACCCGCCAGCGAGCACGAACGGGTCGGCGTCGCCGAACTGGCCGACTACTTCCCGCAGTGGGGCGTCGCGGAGGTGCGGGGGTACGTCGCCCCCGATCACTGGGACCGGGGCTACGCCACGGAGACGCTCGGCCTCCTCTGTGCGTACGCCTTCGACACGCTCGGACTCCACCGGCTCCACGCGACGACGCAGGCGACCAACGAGGCGGCGCGGCGGGCACTGGGACGCAACGGGTTCCTCGAGGAGGGCGTGAGCCGCGAACACGCGTTCGTCCGCGGCGACCGCGTGGACGTGGTCCGGTACGGACTGCTCGCGCCGGAGTGGCGCGAGCAGGCGGCCAGAGACGACGCGTGA
- the nth gene encoding endonuclease III: MGTPLSSREEQVDEVLTRLYDRYPEPEISLDFSNRLELLVAVVLSAQCTDARVNEVTTDLFEKYRTPEDYANASEEQLAEDIYGITFHNNKGGYLKGIGEILVAEHGGEVPDTMSALTDLPGVGRKTANVVLQHGHEVVEGIVVDTHVQRISRRLGLTEEETPAKIEQDLMGVVPEDEWKELTHLFISHGRATCSARNPDCGDCVLADICPSEKGDADVDLASGEAW; this comes from the coding sequence ATGGGCACGCCGCTCTCCTCCCGCGAGGAACAGGTCGACGAGGTGCTGACGCGACTCTACGACCGCTACCCCGAACCGGAGATCTCGCTCGACTTCTCGAACCGCCTCGAACTGCTCGTCGCCGTCGTCCTCTCGGCGCAGTGTACCGACGCACGGGTCAACGAGGTGACGACGGACCTGTTCGAGAAGTACCGCACGCCCGAGGACTACGCGAACGCGAGCGAGGAGCAACTCGCCGAGGACATCTACGGCATCACGTTCCACAACAACAAGGGCGGCTACCTGAAGGGCATCGGGGAGATACTGGTCGCCGAACACGGCGGCGAGGTGCCGGACACGATGAGTGCGCTCACCGACCTCCCCGGCGTGGGCCGCAAGACCGCGAACGTCGTCCTGCAGCACGGCCACGAGGTCGTGGAGGGCATCGTCGTCGACACGCACGTCCAGCGCATCTCCCGGCGTCTCGGGCTGACCGAGGAGGAGACGCCGGCGAAGATCGAGCAGGACCTGATGGGTGTCGTCCCCGAGGACGAGTGGAAGGAACTCACGCACCTGTTCATCAGCCACGGACGGGCGACCTGCTCGGCGCGGAACCCGGACTGCGGGGACTGCGTGCTGGCGGACATCTGCCCCTCTGAGAAGGGCGACGCGGACGTGGACCTCGCCAGCGGCGAGGCGTGGTAG
- a CDS encoding CPBP family intramembrane glutamic endopeptidase — protein sequence MLGRAGRYVAVTYGVSWSAWGLLLVTDLRPFALPGLLAFFVGGLGPAVAGVGLTVSSGAEARRAYWRRLVDPSRVGLTWGLFVLALPLFVTLAGAVVAGVAGGSSGLLAESAPDTVPAFLAFLVVTVLFGPLPEELGWRGYLLDPLLDRYGALRASLGVGGLWAVWHLPLFFLAGTY from the coding sequence ATGCTCGGACGGGCCGGCCGGTACGTGGCGGTGACGTACGGCGTCAGCTGGAGCGCGTGGGGCCTCCTCCTCGTCACCGACCTGCGACCGTTCGCGCTCCCGGGGCTCCTCGCGTTCTTCGTCGGCGGGCTCGGGCCGGCCGTGGCCGGCGTCGGACTCACCGTCTCGTCCGGAGCCGAGGCCCGGCGAGCGTACTGGCGTCGACTGGTCGACCCGTCGAGAGTCGGGCTGACGTGGGGTCTCTTCGTCCTCGCGCTCCCGCTGTTCGTCACGCTCGCCGGCGCCGTCGTCGCGGGAGTTGCCGGTGGGTCGTCGGGACTGCTGGCCGAGTCGGCACCCGACACCGTCCCGGCGTTCCTCGCCTTCCTCGTCGTGACGGTCCTGTTCGGGCCGCTCCCGGAGGAACTCGGCTGGCGTGGCTACCTCCTCGACCCGCTGCTCGACCGGTACGGGGCGCTCCGTGCCAGCCTCGGCGTCGGTGGCCTGTGGGCGGTCTGGCACCTGCCGCTGTTCTTCCTCGCCGGGACCTACTAG
- a CDS encoding GNAT family N-acetyltransferase → MPDPTFLRGDRIDLCPVEEADLAFVQRAINDPRVRATLRSSTPKNREQEREWLDSLHDRDGETLLLVAGRGDTSGASDASSEPRSDGEPVGTAGLGDLDTTWGTAEVGYSVASEHWGNGYATEAVALLTRYAFEERRLAKLYASVYAHNPASMRVLEKAGWHEEAVLEREAFRDGERVDCHRYVAFADEWEPAHERARAALDAGSDGGEH, encoded by the coding sequence ATGCCCGACCCTACCTTCCTGCGTGGCGACCGTATCGACCTCTGTCCGGTCGAGGAGGCAGACCTCGCGTTCGTCCAGCGAGCTATCAACGACCCGCGGGTGCGGGCGACGCTGCGCTCGTCGACGCCGAAGAACCGCGAACAGGAGCGCGAGTGGCTGGACTCGCTGCACGACCGGGACGGCGAGACGCTGTTGCTCGTCGCCGGGCGCGGTGACACGAGCGGAGCGAGTGACGCCTCGTCGGAACCACGCTCCGACGGTGAACCCGTGGGGACCGCCGGCCTCGGTGACCTCGACACGACGTGGGGGACCGCCGAGGTCGGCTACAGCGTCGCCTCGGAGCACTGGGGCAACGGCTACGCCACCGAGGCGGTCGCACTCCTGACCCGGTACGCCTTCGAGGAGCGACGACTGGCGAAACTGTACGCGAGCGTCTACGCCCACAACCCCGCCTCGATGCGCGTCCTCGAGAAGGCCGGGTGGCACGAGGAGGCGGTGCTCGAACGCGAGGCGTTCCGCGACGGCGAGCGCGTCGACTGCCACCGGTACGTCGCGTTCGCCGACGAGTGGGAACCGGCCCACGAGCGGGCGAGAGCGGCGCTCGACGCCGGATCCGACGGAGGTGAGCACTGA
- a CDS encoding GNAT family N-acetyltransferase: MPGPVFLRGDRVELRTFEEADLGLFDDVYADPAVRQRMDVHTPHTRRQEREWLESLDESNVQLLVCPADDPERAVGLVNLFDLDGRAGTAEVGAALVPDARGHGYATAACGLVVAYAFDERRLHRLRAQTLAVNESARATLDRLGFTHEGTSREATLVGGERVDRLHYGLLAREWREGRAGRTDATAE; this comes from the coding sequence ATGCCCGGCCCCGTCTTCCTCCGGGGCGACCGGGTCGAACTCCGCACGTTCGAGGAGGCGGACCTCGGCCTGTTCGACGACGTGTACGCCGACCCGGCGGTCCGACAGCGGATGGACGTCCACACCCCGCACACCCGGCGACAGGAGCGCGAGTGGCTGGAGTCGCTGGACGAGTCGAACGTCCAGCTCCTCGTCTGCCCGGCGGACGACCCGGAACGCGCCGTTGGGCTCGTGAACCTCTTCGACCTCGACGGCCGGGCCGGGACCGCCGAGGTGGGTGCCGCGCTCGTCCCGGACGCTCGCGGGCACGGTTACGCCACAGCCGCGTGTGGACTCGTCGTGGCCTACGCGTTCGACGAGCGGCGACTCCACCGGCTCCGGGCGCAGACCCTCGCCGTCAACGAGTCCGCACGGGCGACGCTGGATCGACTCGGGTTCACCCACGAGGGGACGAGCCGAGAGGCGACGCTCGTCGGTGGGGAACGCGTCGACCGGCTCCACTACGGCCTGCTGGCACGGGAGTGGCGCGAAGGGAGGGCCGGCCGGACCGATGCCACAGCCGAGTGA
- a CDS encoding DUF7321 family protein, which translates to MLPDATVAALTAIAVSAALPLFLYGAWIMIDAEAVTWGVLTYHLKFILTGLTLTTVPMVFWMVPRLFGLAGHPGQFGGLATVHAFLGLTAYAFLLFGFTGIVRIFRAKWEHDLYHDYDEDVLLEEIGSERMSHWRSRLRLGVFGYTFFWIGAWLTGLGRFVVMYVL; encoded by the coding sequence ATGCTCCCCGACGCGACCGTCGCGGCGCTGACTGCCATCGCCGTCTCGGCCGCCCTCCCCCTGTTCCTCTACGGGGCGTGGATCATGATCGACGCCGAGGCCGTCACGTGGGGCGTGCTGACCTACCACCTGAAGTTCATCCTCACGGGGTTGACGCTGACGACGGTGCCGATGGTGTTCTGGATGGTGCCGCGGCTGTTCGGGCTGGCGGGCCATCCGGGTCAGTTCGGCGGGCTCGCCACCGTCCACGCGTTCCTCGGGCTGACCGCCTACGCCTTCCTCCTGTTCGGGTTCACGGGTATCGTCCGCATCTTCCGGGCGAAGTGGGAGCACGACCTCTACCACGACTACGACGAGGACGTGCTGCTGGAGGAGATCGGGAGCGAGCGGATGAGCCACTGGCGCTCACGGCTCCGCCTCGGCGTGTTCGGCTACACGTTCTTCTGGATTGGCGCGTGGCTCACCGGTCTCGGCCGGTTCGTCGTCATGTACGTGCTCTAG